A window of the Henckelia pumila isolate YLH828 chromosome 3, ASM3356847v2, whole genome shotgun sequence genome harbors these coding sequences:
- the LOC140889229 gene encoding uncharacterized protein: MAATYHNILLTSWKQCVETAYASSHTTLDKNMIYLLDSTTNRCRDEEWKKIVTNGVKMYNASRGIPRGPLFKQLTGNIKQSGSVECGFCVMKYMKDIVECENLHLDKMYSGSIRNQYYDQAQFDEIRSE; encoded by the exons ATGGCAGCCACTTATCACAACATATTGCTAACCAGTTGGAAGCAGTGTGTAGAGACAGCATATGCCTCATCCCATACAACACTgg ataaaaatatgatCTATTTGCTGGACTCTACTACTAACAGATGTCGAGATGAGGAATGGAAAAAGATAGTGACAAA TGGGGTCAAGATGTACAATGCTTCAAGAGGTATTCCTAGAGGGCCACTTTTTAAACAATTGACG GGTAATATAAAACAAAGTGGTTCGGTTGAATGCGGATTTTGTGTGATGAAGTATATGAAAGATATAGTTGAATGTGAAAATCTACATTTGGATAAAATG tATTCAGGATCCATCAGGAACCAATATTACGACCAAGCTCAATTTGACGAAATTAGAAGTGAATGA
- the LOC140889231 gene encoding uncharacterized protein produces the protein MEEHGEKSTPLSGVALFDKLADIRCDFGKKVSVKGKSKDNLAARLDMLQMGVRPELTPKFGEKRTYLPLAACSFTKKEKLQVCQSLMDIKVPEGYSSNTKNLVCLSELKLTGLKSHDCHVLMQQLLPILIRDALPKHVRYTIIRLCFFLKDICCKVIDVAKLDKLQSDLVVTLCLLEQYFPPSFFDIMVHLTIHLVREVRLCGPVYFRWMYPFERCMKVFKSYVGSRKHPEGCIVKRYSAEEAIEFCSEYLNGLDPVGVPQSNRDPKSNVPGFLACKTPIVVPQSDMQQAHLTVLENTEESMFPKKKKDEKWIQDAHNKRFIDWFRAKVAAEIDSCNGGTTSTLTWLAHGPRAQVIKYSSYVINGNLYQTKARDDDRVCQNSGVSLVASTMLVCSAKDKNPLIADVSFYGVIEEIWELDYHQFQVPLFKCAWVANDKGVINNDECGFTLVNMNKIGHKNDEFSLASQVNQVFYIDDPSKKGWSIVLPVPNRCYEGEDDGWNSIPESLPIDDVETHDIPIHERYFRAENEGVWETNKKK, from the exons ATGGAAGAACATGGAGAAAAATCCACACCATTATCTGGGGTTGCCTTGTTTGACAAGCTTGCAGACATAAGATGTGATTTTGGAAAGAAGGTCAGTGTGAAAg GAAAATCTAAGGACAATCTGGCAGCTAGGCTGGACATGCTTCAAATGGGAGTTAGGCCTGAATTGACACCTAAATTTGGAGAAAAAAGAACATATCTTCCTCTTGCTGCATGCTCATTCACAAAAAAAGAGAAGTTACAAGTGTGCCAATCATTAATGGATATAAAAGTTCCAGAAGGTTACTCATCGAACACGAAGAATCTTGTGTGCTTGTCTGAGCTGAAGTTGACTGGCTTGAAATCCCATGATTGCCATGTTCTAATGCAGCAACTCCTACCAATACTCATTCGTGATGCGTTGCCAAAACATGTTAGATACACCATCATAAGATTATGTTTTTTCTTAAAAGATATTTGTTGCAAGGTTATAGATGTAGCCAAGTTAGATAAGCTGCAATCTGACTTGGTTGTTACACTTTGCTTATTGGAGCAGTATTTTCCCCCATCTTTCTTCGACATTATGGTGCACTTAACAATCCACCTTGTTCGAGAAGTCCGATTATGTGGACCTGTCTACTTTCGGTGGATGTATCCATTCGAAAGATGCATGAAGGTGTTTAAGAGTTATGTTGGCAGTCGAAAACATCCTGAAGGTtgcattgttaagagatattcaGCGGAAGAAGCAATTGAGTTTTGTTCTGAATACCTCAACGGACTTGATCCTGTTGGGGTCCCTCAATCAAACCGAGACCCCAAATCCAATGTTCCTGGATTTTTAGCATGCAAAACACCAATTGTAGTGCCGCAAAGTGATATGCAACAAGCACATTTGACTGTTCTGGAAAATACAGAAGAA TCCATGTTTCcgaaaaaaaagaaagatgaAAAATGGATACAAGATGCTCACAATAAGAGGTTCATTGACTGGTTTCGCGCAAAG GTGGCTGCTGAAATAGATAGTTGCAATGGTGGAACGACATCGACATTGACATGGCTAGCTCATGGACCACGCGCGCAAGTCATTAAGTACAGTAGTTACGTGATAAATGGCAACTTATACCAAACAAAGGCGCGGGATGATGATAGAGTTTGCCAAAACAGTGGGGTTTCTCTAGTTGCCAGCACCATGCTTGTCTGTAGTGCCAAAGATAAAAATCCCTTGATTGCTGATGTGTCTTTTTATGGAGTAATTGAAGAAATATGGGAATTAGACTATCATCAATTTCAAGTTCCTCTTTTCAAGTGCGCTTGGGTTGCAAATGATAAGGGAGTAATAAACAACGATGAATGTGGCTTCACTTTGGTCAACATGAACAAAATAGGGCACAAGAATGATGAATTTTCCCTTGCAAGTCAAGTCAATCAAGTTTTTTATATTGATGACCCATCAAAAAAAGGATGGTCAATTGTGCTCCCAGTGCCAAATAGGTGCTATGAGGGGGAGGATGATGGTTGGAATAGTATTCCAGAGTCTTTACCAATTGATGATGTTGAGACTCATGATATACCTATTCACGAAAGATACTTTAGAGCGGAAAACGAGGGTGTCTGGGAAACGAACAAGAAAAAATGA
- the LOC140889230 gene encoding uncharacterized protein, which translates to MSQRKHKKKVSVEQLQELDVDENHGDEEELGLTDGELHHVNIQKKRGPTLMAKVSTAARWGKKTKIDYDDMGRPAYNANGRALQSYIGSIARSMVPINIKSWPDVPENIKQKVWEEISNVFEVAPESQSSVMSSAAQKWRDFKNKLTSRFVWPNRDNPEKLISPPSQYQLPIADWKEFVNARLDPSWEATHEKQKERTMHCRYHHKMSRKGYIGLEAELREKNIIAEDEVVDRSILWRKAREDKSGIITSPDTSEVAEKIDDLLEKNEKGEFKVSGMNDVLTTSLGSQEHHGRVRGVGGFVKPHVFFKTPRKKRESFQKTTTGNINEQLEETRLLKAELEKLKAQLASVLPIINDRSSEIVASNKSSEIQCPKQKQSKDMDPKLSKDLEDFYECGPPDMKGKKCHLAVKKCENVVAYGTVISEGGPNVMIHNVPLGEENFKVSVDVVLDETAMLPIPIKSGPTIVTDAIGAIVGWPKELVIFPKKKVL; encoded by the exons ATGAGTCAaagaaaacataaaaagaaaGTTTCAGTTGAGCAGCTTCAAGAATTAGATGTTGATGAAAATCATGGAGATGAAGAGGAACTTGGGCTTACTGATGGAGAATTACATCATGTAAATATTCAAAAGAAGCGAGGCCCTACATTGATGGCTAAAGTAAGTACAGCTGCAAGATGGGGAAAAAAAACGAAGATCGATTATGATGATATGGGGCGGCCAGCATACAATGCAAATGGTAGGGCACTACAATCATACATTGGATCCATTGCTAGATCTATGGTGCCAATCAATATAAAATCGTGGCCTGATGTTCCAGAAAACATCAAACAAAAAGTGTGGGAAGAGATATCG AATGTCTTCGAGGTAGCGCCAGAAAGTCAGTCTTCGGTGATGAGTTCAGCAGCTCAGAAATGGCGAGATTTCAAAAACAAATTGACCAGCAGATTTGTTTGGCCTAACAGAGATAATCCTGAAAAATTGATTTCTCCGCCTAGTCAGTATCAACTCCCAATAGCAGATTGGAAGGAATTTGTGAATGCGAGACTAGATCCATCATGGGAG GCTACTCACGAAAAGCAAAAAGAACGAACAATGCACTGTAGATATCACCACAAAATGTCTCGTAAGGGTTACATCGGATTGGAGGCTGAACTG AGGGAGAAAAATATAATTGCTGAAGACGAAGTAGTTGATAGATCGATTCTTTGGCGTAAAGCTCGTGAAGACAAATCTGGAATCATTACGAGTCCGGACACATCAGAAGTTGCTGAAAAAATT GATGACTTATTGgagaaaaatgaaaaaggaGAATTCAAGGTTTCTGGAATGAATGATGTTTTAACCACTTCCTTAGGAAGTCAGGAACACCATGGAAGGGTTCGAGGTGTGGGAGGATTTGTAAAACCTCACGTTTTTTTTAAGACTCCAAGAAAAAAGAGGGAATCATTCCAGAAAACTACGACGGGAAACATCAATGAACAATTGGAGGAGACTAGACTTTTGAAGGCTGAATTAGAGAAGTTGAAGGCTCAACTTGCTAGTGTTTTGCCAATCATCAATGATAGAAGTTCTGAGATTGTAGCATCAAACAAGTCCTCAGAAATTCAATGTCCAAAGCAAAAACAATCGAAGGATATGGACCCAAAGTTGTCCAAGGATTTGGAAGATTTTTATGAATGCGGCCCTCCTGACATGAAG GGTAAAAAATGCCACCTTGCCGTCAAAAAATGTGAAAATGTGGTGGCGTATGGCACAGTAATATCAGAGGGAGGCCCAAATGTCATGATTCACAATGTTCCACTTGGGGAAGAGAACTTCAAGGTGTCTGTTGATGTTGTTTTAGATGAAACAGCAATGCTTCCAATCCCAATTAAGTCTGGACCAACAATCGTTACTGATGCAATTGGAGCCATTGTTGGTTGGCCTAAAGAGTTGGTAATTTTTCCAAAGAAAAAGGTATTGTGA